The window TGTAGCGGTTCTAGTTCGTCTTCAAAGAACCAGGTGGAAAATTTGTCATCAAACCGGACAAATACTCCAACGCCGCTGCCATCCACCATTTTAAATTGTTCGATGGTGCCGACTGGATTCTGCTTGAGCTTGCCGACT of the Microcoleus sp. FACHB-68 genome contains:
- a CDS encoding DUF2862 domain-containing protein; translation: MEIGQRVRVCRLRDRLPANVVGKLKQNPVGTIEQFKMVDGSGVGVFVRFDDKFSTWFFEDELEPLQQ